A single candidate division KSB1 bacterium DNA region contains:
- the amrS gene encoding AmmeMemoRadiSam system radical SAM enzyme, protein MSEQLSRRSFCKRCAAAMAAPALPSLLMGGGSPAVAKGIEARYYEKLPDQRIRCVLCPRRCVVAPDKRGFCEVRENRGGVYYTLVHSRPCTANVDPIEKKPFFHFLPGTQAFSLATVGCNVDCMFCQNWEISQARPEEAQSYDLPPAAVARLARQYRCASIAYTYTEPIVFSEYVLDCAQAGRQQNVRNVMVSNGFINPEPLLDLCGVLDAIKIDLKAFRQKFYTEIVQGFLRPVMDTLVTLKKQKKWTEIVYLVIPTKNDDEGEIREMCQWVASDLGKETPVHFTRFHPEYRLRNLPPTPVNTLRRAREIGLKEGLYFVYVGNVPGEEGENTFCPQCGKVVIGRVGYTIRENNLRNGRCGHCGGVIAGVWE, encoded by the coding sequence ATGAGCGAGCAGTTAAGCAGGCGCTCATTCTGCAAGCGCTGTGCAGCCGCCATGGCTGCACCGGCTCTCCCGAGCCTCCTGATGGGCGGAGGCAGCCCCGCTGTGGCGAAGGGGATAGAGGCCCGATACTATGAGAAACTCCCCGACCAGAGGATACGGTGCGTGCTCTGTCCCCGGCGCTGCGTGGTAGCACCGGACAAACGGGGTTTTTGCGAGGTGCGTGAGAATCGCGGTGGAGTCTACTACACGCTGGTTCACTCGCGGCCGTGTACCGCTAACGTCGACCCCATCGAAAAGAAACCGTTCTTCCACTTCCTCCCAGGCACCCAGGCGTTTTCCCTGGCCACGGTGGGCTGTAACGTGGATTGCATGTTCTGTCAGAACTGGGAGATTTCCCAGGCCCGTCCGGAGGAGGCGCAGAGCTATGATCTGCCGCCTGCTGCAGTAGCACGCCTGGCCCGTCAGTACCGTTGCGCCAGCATCGCCTATACTTACACCGAGCCTATAGTGTTTTCCGAGTATGTGCTGGACTGCGCCCAGGCCGGTAGGCAGCAGAATGTGCGCAATGTCATGGTGAGCAACGGCTTCATCAATCCTGAGCCGCTCCTCGATCTCTGCGGCGTGCTGGACGCCATCAAAATCGACCTCAAAGCCTTTCGGCAAAAGTTCTACACGGAAATCGTCCAGGGGTTCCTCAGGCCGGTCATGGACACGCTGGTGACGCTCAAAAAGCAGAAGAAGTGGACGGAGATCGTCTACCTGGTCATCCCCACCAAGAACGACGACGAGGGCGAGATTCGCGAGATGTGCCAGTGGGTGGCCAGCGATCTGGGCAAAGAAACCCCTGTACACTTTACGCGCTTTCACCCCGAATACCGGCTGCGCAACCTGCCGCCCACACCGGTGAACACTCTGCGGAGGGCTCGCGAGATCGGTCTCAAAGAGGGGCTGTACTTCGTCTACGTAGGGAACGTGCCAGGGGAGGAGGGGGAGAACACCTTCTGCCCGCAGTGCGGCAAGGTGGTGATCGGCCGCGTGGGGTACACCATTCGCGAAAACAATCTCCGCAACGGTCGCTGCGGGCACTGTGGTGGCGTCATTGCCGGAGTGTGGGAGTAG
- a CDS encoding PAS domain-containing protein, with protein sequence MERIQILLADQDQSYLGDAQRILRLYNEQYVLEGVTSVSAILDKITSDSVDLLLLDSHLDNGDYLSVLDQVVGLRPDLPVVVLVDDGRDDLAIAALRRGAYDYVMKSKGYLTTLPFTVRKALGHRALKRKATPVVERVEKAGVRRPTPQRKEPTFVPSRPEPEPATVSTPTAAAAKEPLFAPPEGETPPSVPPRHTTPEPVLSFAAPADELFAREEAPSSQVPPSSPAPEPTQATRATQTIPPKEQPEEPTGLCVVDQKLRVLSANRVLESLTGYREEELLELTLADLLPEQEQDRLYRWLETVVAGEAAPLPVTLVGKKGVRVDAEVTATPFREGDGQVAGYRVRVRQALQPAPAPEEAPRIDQLKMVDELAALISTSYGRPLSLLLDLMAKLVCQLFRFKRCTVALLDRRRKVFIKQAMVGYRSTGDQPRALEVPAEVIDRVFAKKYRVKVLYFNRELRDPRAGVGPLIEERRTQERRPAGQWHRRDLVLVNLMDAERRTFGYISLDDPLEGFVPGRDTFHNLEIFGRLAALIIENFWHFSTLERRTRRLKQILATSNIFKLYLSLSELLKEVVWSIKFSLDFNLVALALVSKRTQLLEIKAVACEDKIKQLQIGELTFELEEVARLLQERYRRNRSYFIDREEPVLAPLKAIYKPAIGNGQEGTWPSCGLVLVPLVSRSEKIIGFLVVDDPLDGRVPTMETIRTLEMLANQVAIAIDNRVMYVELKRQLLEATGAAKESPEETTEAEAGGLRKLMDRLFH encoded by the coding sequence ATGGAGCGTATACAGATTCTCCTGGCAGACCAGGACCAGTCCTACCTCGGTGACGCGCAGCGCATTCTGCGGCTGTACAATGAGCAGTATGTGCTTGAGGGCGTGACCTCGGTTTCCGCGATTCTCGACAAGATCACTTCCGATAGCGTCGACCTGCTCCTCTTGGACTCCCACCTGGACAATGGTGACTACCTCTCAGTCCTCGACCAAGTGGTGGGACTTCGTCCGGACCTGCCCGTGGTGGTATTGGTAGATGACGGGCGGGACGACCTGGCGATTGCTGCACTACGCAGGGGGGCGTACGACTATGTCATGAAGTCGAAGGGCTATCTCACGACCTTGCCATTTACTGTACGCAAGGCATTGGGGCATAGAGCCCTCAAGCGAAAGGCGACCCCTGTCGTGGAACGAGTGGAAAAAGCTGGGGTAAGGCGACCTACCCCTCAGAGGAAAGAACCGACGTTTGTTCCTTCGCGCCCTGAGCCGGAGCCAGCCACGGTCAGCACGCCAACAGCTGCTGCGGCGAAGGAGCCCCTTTTTGCTCCTCCAGAGGGGGAAACGCCGCCCTCGGTGCCTCCGAGGCATACCACACCTGAACCTGTCTTGTCATTCGCAGCACCGGCCGATGAGCTCTTCGCAAGAGAAGAGGCGCCTTCCTCTCAGGTTCCCCCTTCTTCACCGGCCCCGGAGCCTACTCAAGCCACGCGCGCAACCCAGACTATCCCCCCAAAGGAACAGCCCGAGGAACCCACCGGCCTCTGTGTGGTGGATCAGAAGCTGCGTGTCCTTTCCGCCAATAGGGTTTTGGAGAGCCTAACCGGCTACCGTGAGGAGGAGCTACTCGAGTTGACCCTGGCGGACCTTCTGCCGGAGCAAGAACAGGACCGCCTGTATCGCTGGCTCGAGACTGTTGTGGCTGGCGAAGCTGCGCCATTGCCGGTCACCTTGGTGGGCAAAAAGGGAGTGCGCGTGGACGCCGAGGTGACGGCCACCCCTTTCCGTGAGGGGGACGGTCAGGTGGCTGGCTACAGGGTGCGCGTCCGCCAGGCGCTGCAGCCTGCTCCCGCACCCGAGGAGGCGCCCAGAATCGACCAGCTCAAGATGGTCGATGAGCTGGCGGCCCTTATTTCCACTTCTTATGGACGACCGTTGTCGCTGTTGCTGGACTTGATGGCCAAGTTAGTGTGCCAACTGTTCCGGTTCAAACGATGCACGGTGGCGCTGTTGGACCGTCGGCGCAAGGTATTCATCAAGCAGGCGATGGTGGGCTATCGCAGCACAGGGGACCAACCTCGCGCACTGGAGGTGCCGGCCGAGGTCATCGATCGCGTCTTCGCAAAGAAGTACCGGGTGAAGGTGCTTTACTTCAATCGCGAGCTACGTGATCCCCGAGCTGGGGTGGGCCCGCTGATCGAAGAGCGCCGCACGCAGGAGCGCCGCCCGGCCGGCCAATGGCATCGCCGCGATCTGGTCCTGGTCAATCTCATGGACGCCGAACGCCGCACCTTTGGCTACATCTCGCTTGACGATCCGCTGGAAGGATTTGTTCCTGGGCGTGACACGTTTCATAACCTCGAGATCTTTGGCCGGCTGGCCGCGCTGATAATCGAAAACTTCTGGCACTTCTCTACCCTTGAGCGCCGAACCCGTCGCTTGAAACAGATCCTGGCCACCAGTAACATCTTCAAACTTTACCTCAGCCTGTCTGAGCTGCTAAAGGAGGTAGTCTGGTCCATCAAGTTCTCGCTGGACTTTAACCTGGTGGCGTTGGCGCTGGTCAGCAAGCGGACGCAGCTCCTGGAGATCAAGGCGGTAGCTTGTGAGGATAAGATCAAGCAGCTTCAGATCGGCGAGCTGACGTTTGAGCTGGAAGAGGTTGCCCGTCTCCTGCAGGAGCGCTACCGCCGCAATCGTTCCTACTTCATCGACCGCGAAGAACCGGTCCTGGCGCCCCTTAAGGCCATCTACAAGCCGGCCATTGGCAATGGGCAAGAAGGAACCTGGCCGTCGTGTGGTCTGGTGTTAGTGCCGCTGGTTTCGCGTTCCGAAAAGATCATCGGCTTCCTGGTGGTGGACGACCCGTTGGACGGGCGCGTGCCCACGATGGAGACAATCCGCACGTTGGAGATGCTTGCCAACCAGGTTGCCATCGCCATCGACAATCGGGTCATGTACGTTGAACTCAAACGCCAGCTTCTGGAAGCCACCGGCGCGGCGAAGGAGAGCCCCGAAGAAACAACCGAGGCAGAAGCGGGGGGCTTACGCAAGCTGATGGATCGCCTTTTCCACTGA